A DNA window from Streptomyces sp. B21-083 contains the following coding sequences:
- a CDS encoding GNAT family N-acetyltransferase: protein MSTAHPLDHPALAALTGPHAHFAEWRGRIVRYPVDVTPWLALPAELDDRDWVDLAALAGPGADVPLLGFQGRVPDGWDITFHMEGVQLVDDGMAAAPDPEAVELGPADVPEMLDLVARTRPGPFLARTVELGTYLGIRRGGVLVAMAGERLHPPGWTEISAVCTDPAARGEGLATRLIRAVAHGIRARGETPFLHTAAENTNAIRLYESLGFRLRRTTAFMGARVPERLGGERELAAQ from the coding sequence ATGAGCACGGCACACCCCCTCGACCATCCCGCGCTCGCGGCTCTCACCGGGCCGCACGCCCACTTCGCCGAATGGCGGGGCCGGATCGTCCGCTACCCCGTCGACGTGACGCCCTGGCTCGCCCTGCCCGCCGAGCTGGACGACCGCGACTGGGTGGACCTGGCCGCGCTCGCCGGTCCCGGGGCCGACGTCCCGCTGCTCGGGTTCCAGGGGCGGGTCCCGGACGGCTGGGACATCACGTTCCACATGGAGGGCGTGCAGCTCGTCGACGACGGAATGGCCGCCGCCCCGGACCCGGAGGCCGTGGAGCTGGGCCCGGCCGACGTGCCCGAGATGCTGGACCTGGTCGCCCGCACCAGGCCCGGCCCCTTCCTGGCCCGCACCGTCGAACTCGGTACCTACCTCGGGATCCGCCGAGGGGGCGTGCTCGTCGCCATGGCGGGGGAGCGGCTGCATCCGCCCGGCTGGACCGAGATCAGCGCGGTCTGCACCGACCCGGCCGCCCGCGGCGAGGGCCTCGCCACCCGGCTGATCCGCGCCGTCGCCCACGGCATCCGTGCCCGCGGCGAAACCCCGTTCCTGCACACCGCCGCCGAGAACACCAACGCCATCCGGCTGTACGAGTCCCTGGGTTTCCGGCTGCGCCGCACCACCGCGTTCATGGGCGCCCGGGTCCCCGAACGCCTCGGCGGAGAAAGGGAGTTGGCGGCGCAGTAG
- a CDS encoding NADP-dependent oxidoreductase encodes MPKAYVFTGFGGPETEAFVDVDRPRPGPGQLLVAVRAAGVNPVDWKQRTGYARAGGAARELPAVFGNEVAGVVAEVGEDVTGFAVGDAVFGNPVAGGYAEFALLPVTVTAPKPAGLSFTDAAALPVAAATAYDGVDQLALPQGATLVVTGAGGGVGAAILQIARTRGLRVVGVASDGKKDFVESLGAVHVPSGPDLAARVRAAAPKGVDGVYDLVGGEVLAEAATLLTDRTRLVTAGAPADVAEALGGARVARARNAAVLEAVADLVVRGDLSPYVTSTFPLDRAGEALRTVEEGHARGKTVIVVEAAPTDTEATV; translated from the coding sequence ATGCCCAAGGCGTACGTCTTCACAGGGTTCGGCGGTCCGGAGACCGAGGCGTTCGTCGACGTGGACCGGCCGCGTCCCGGCCCCGGACAACTGCTCGTGGCGGTGCGCGCGGCAGGCGTGAACCCCGTCGACTGGAAGCAGCGCACCGGCTACGCCCGAGCGGGCGGCGCGGCGCGTGAGCTGCCCGCCGTCTTCGGCAACGAGGTCGCCGGGGTCGTCGCGGAGGTGGGCGAGGACGTCACCGGCTTCGCCGTCGGGGACGCGGTCTTCGGCAACCCGGTCGCCGGCGGCTACGCCGAGTTCGCCCTGCTGCCCGTCACGGTGACCGCGCCCAAGCCCGCCGGGCTGTCCTTCACGGACGCGGCGGCCCTGCCCGTCGCGGCGGCCACCGCGTACGACGGCGTCGACCAGCTCGCGCTGCCGCAGGGCGCCACCCTGGTGGTCACCGGTGCGGGCGGCGGGGTCGGCGCCGCGATCCTCCAGATCGCCCGGACCCGGGGACTGCGGGTCGTCGGAGTCGCGAGCGACGGCAAGAAGGACTTCGTCGAGTCGCTGGGCGCGGTCCACGTCCCGTCCGGCCCCGACCTGGCGGCACGGGTGCGGGCGGCGGCTCCGAAGGGCGTGGACGGGGTCTACGACCTGGTCGGCGGCGAGGTGCTCGCAGAGGCCGCGACCCTGCTGACCGACCGCACGAGGCTGGTCACGGCGGGCGCACCCGCCGACGTCGCGGAGGCGCTGGGCGGAGCCCGGGTCGCCCGCGCCCGCAACGCCGCCGTCCTCGAAGCGGTCGCGGACCTCGTCGTACGCGGCGACCTGAGCCCGTATGTCACGAGCACGTTCCCGCTCGACCGGGCCGGCGAGGCGCTGCGCACGGTCGAGGAGGGCCACGCACGCGGCAAGACGGTCATCGTGGTCGAGGCGGCGCCCACGGACACCGAGGCCACCGTATGA
- a CDS encoding sulfite oxidase-like oxidoreductase has product MNVTRGFTGRPRVQNAGLPPGQYDAGDDWPVLSAEVTPDLTPADWSFRIDGLVAEPHTWDWAEAHALPKSAYEGDIHCVTSWSKFGVRFGGVSLDAFLDVARPDASATHAVAYSHTGYTTNLPLADLTGGRAWIAWEYEGRPLPAEHGGPARLLVPHLYFWKSAKWIAGLRLLDHDEPGFWEQNGYHARGNPWEEQRYSGD; this is encoded by the coding sequence ATGAACGTCACCCGAGGCTTCACCGGGCGCCCGCGCGTCCAGAACGCCGGACTGCCGCCCGGTCAGTACGACGCGGGCGACGACTGGCCCGTGCTGTCCGCCGAGGTCACCCCCGATCTGACGCCCGCGGACTGGTCCTTCCGGATCGACGGCCTGGTGGCCGAGCCGCACACCTGGGACTGGGCGGAGGCCCACGCGCTGCCCAAGTCGGCGTACGAGGGTGACATCCACTGTGTGACGAGCTGGTCGAAGTTCGGGGTGCGGTTCGGGGGCGTGTCCCTGGACGCGTTCCTCGACGTGGCGCGGCCCGACGCGTCCGCCACCCACGCCGTCGCCTACTCGCACACCGGGTACACCACGAACCTGCCGCTCGCCGACCTGACCGGCGGCCGGGCGTGGATCGCCTGGGAGTACGAGGGCCGGCCGCTGCCCGCCGAACACGGCGGCCCGGCGCGGCTGCTGGTGCCGCATCTGTACTTCTGGAAGAGCGCCAAGTGGATCGCGGGTCTGCGGCTCCTGGACCACGACGAGCCGGGGTTCTGGGAGCAGAACGGCTATCACGCGCGCGGGAACCCGTGGGAGGAGCAGAGGTACTCCGGTGACTAG
- a CDS encoding ferredoxin reductase, which yields MTRTTTETTPTGAFVPPTRFAVPGRIAVSNRAAAHWQTATLTEVRRETPHASTFRFAVPGWAGHLPGQHLMLRLTADDGYTAQRHYSIASPPDDAGHIELTLDHVEDGEVSGWFHTLAKPGDEVEVRGPLSGFFAWPGDRPALLLGAGSGVVPLMSMIRHHRARGLTVPLRLLVSARGPEELIYAREYGAETTPVFTRRAPEGMPVGRLTASQVARSLADGQPPGGWEAYVCGSNAFAEHASRLLVAAGQPVDRIRIERFG from the coding sequence GTGACTAGGACCACCACGGAAACCACGCCGACCGGCGCCTTCGTGCCTCCGACCCGGTTCGCGGTGCCGGGACGCATCGCCGTCAGCAACCGCGCGGCGGCCCACTGGCAGACGGCGACGCTCACCGAGGTCCGGCGGGAGACGCCTCACGCGTCCACCTTCCGGTTCGCGGTGCCCGGCTGGGCGGGCCATCTGCCCGGCCAGCACCTGATGCTGCGGCTGACCGCCGACGACGGTTACACGGCCCAGCGCCACTACTCGATCGCCTCTCCCCCGGACGACGCCGGGCACATCGAACTGACCCTGGACCACGTCGAGGACGGCGAGGTCTCCGGCTGGTTCCACACGCTGGCCAAACCCGGTGACGAGGTGGAGGTGCGCGGTCCGCTCAGCGGCTTCTTCGCCTGGCCGGGTGACCGTCCCGCGCTGCTCCTCGGCGCCGGCTCCGGGGTCGTACCCCTGATGTCGATGATCCGGCACCACCGCGCGCGCGGCCTGACCGTGCCGCTGCGGCTGCTGGTGTCCGCGCGCGGCCCCGAGGAGCTGATCTACGCGCGGGAGTACGGGGCAGAGACCACGCCCGTCTTCACCCGCCGGGCACCCGAGGGCATGCCGGTCGGGCGGCTGACGGCCTCCCAGGTGGCGCGGTCGCTGGCCGACGGGCAGCCGCCGGGTGGGTGGGAGGCGTACGTGTGTGGGTCCAACGCGTTCGCCGAGCACGCCTCGCGGCTGCTGGTGGCGGCGGGCCAGCCCGTGGACCGGATCCGGATCGAACGCTTCGGCTGA
- a CDS encoding Rv1733c family protein: MGVLGRTRVYGRRRRPNPLRRRSDVVEAWTGLVVAVLLFVGAPLAGVFAARWAYDVGRATATAQRAERHRVHAVAVAGIEAGAPPAPAGSQYLYRVRVLWTEPGAGARTATAQVPAGTRRGDPVDLWLDAHGRAVAPPPGAVAVRQYTVAVGIWAAGVTAGVVLLARTAVHRTAVQRRLGEWERAWARTEPEWTGRRA; this comes from the coding sequence ATGGGGGTTCTCGGGCGAACACGGGTGTACGGCCGGCGCCGGCGGCCCAATCCGCTGCGCCGCCGCTCCGACGTGGTGGAGGCATGGACGGGGCTCGTCGTCGCCGTGCTGCTGTTCGTCGGCGCGCCCCTGGCCGGGGTTTTCGCGGCCCGGTGGGCGTACGACGTAGGGCGGGCGACGGCCACCGCGCAGCGCGCCGAACGTCATCGTGTCCACGCGGTGGCCGTCGCCGGTATCGAAGCCGGGGCTCCCCCCGCGCCGGCCGGCAGCCAGTACCTGTACCGCGTGCGGGTGCTGTGGACGGAGCCCGGCGCGGGAGCGCGTACGGCGACGGCGCAGGTGCCGGCGGGGACGCGGCGCGGGGACCCGGTCGACCTGTGGCTCGACGCGCACGGCCGGGCTGTCGCTCCGCCGCCCGGCGCTGTCGCGGTCCGGCAGTACACGGTGGCGGTGGGGATCTGGGCCGCGGGGGTGACCGCCGGTGTCGTCCTCCTCGCCCGCACCGCCGTACACCGTACGGCCGTTCAGCGTCGGCTCGGGGAGTGGGAGCGCGCGTGGGCGCGTACGGAACCGGAGTGGACGGGACGGCGGGCGTGA
- a CDS encoding acetylxylan esterase has product MAQFDLPLDELREYRSASTEPDDFDAFWSKTLQETREHDLDARFEPVETGLTTVDVYDVTFAGFGGHPVKGWLRVPAGASGPLPVVVEFIGYGGGRGLPHENLLWASTGRAHFAMDTRGQGSAWGGGGGTADPVGNAPSYPGFMTRGIDAPENYYYRRVYTDAVRAVEAARSHPLVDPARTVALGSSQGGGITIAVGGLVPDLVAAAPDVPFLCDFPRAATLTDRHPYREIGSYLKTHRGRTADALGTLAYFDGVHFAARGTAPALFSTALEDQTCPPSTVFAAFNAWAHDDKQVEVYDFNDHEGGGPFQEATKLSWLRSYA; this is encoded by the coding sequence ATGGCCCAGTTCGACCTCCCCCTCGACGAACTCCGCGAGTACCGCAGCGCCTCCACCGAGCCCGACGACTTCGACGCCTTCTGGTCCAAGACCCTCCAGGAGACCCGGGAACACGACCTGGACGCCCGTTTCGAGCCGGTGGAGACGGGGCTGACCACGGTCGACGTGTACGACGTGACGTTCGCCGGATTCGGTGGCCACCCGGTGAAGGGCTGGCTGCGGGTGCCCGCCGGTGCCTCCGGGCCGCTGCCGGTGGTCGTGGAGTTCATCGGGTACGGCGGCGGGCGCGGCCTGCCGCACGAGAACCTGCTGTGGGCGTCGACCGGCCGCGCCCACTTCGCCATGGACACCCGCGGCCAAGGCAGCGCGTGGGGCGGCGGTGGCGGTACGGCGGACCCGGTGGGCAACGCGCCCTCGTACCCCGGATTCATGACCCGTGGCATCGACGCTCCCGAGAACTACTACTACCGGCGGGTGTACACGGACGCGGTGCGCGCGGTGGAGGCGGCCCGCTCGCATCCCCTGGTCGATCCGGCGCGCACGGTGGCCCTCGGTTCGAGTCAGGGCGGCGGGATCACGATCGCGGTCGGCGGGCTGGTCCCGGACCTGGTGGCGGCCGCCCCGGACGTGCCGTTCCTGTGTGACTTCCCGCGCGCGGCGACCCTCACGGACCGCCACCCCTACCGCGAGATCGGCAGCTACCTCAAGACCCACCGGGGCCGCACGGCCGACGCGCTCGGCACGCTCGCCTACTTCGACGGCGTGCACTTCGCGGCGCGCGGCACGGCACCGGCGCTCTTCTCGACGGCTCTGGAGGACCAGACCTGCCCGCCGTCCACGGTCTTCGCGGCCTTCAACGCCTGGGCGCACGACGACAAGCAGGTCGAGGTCTACGACTTCAACGACCACGAGGGCGGCGGCCCGTTCCAGGAGGCGACGAAGCTGAGCTGGCTGCGCTCGTACGCCTGA
- a CDS encoding serine hydrolase domain-containing protein, whose translation MSELVSHVHGDCDARFSAVRTAFEENFRDRAELGAAVSVTVGGETVVDLWGGWADAERTRAWERDTLVNVWSTSKGPTALCAHILADRGLLDLDAPVAAYWPEFAAAGKEGVLVRHLLSHRSGLSGLREPHSLADLYDWELTTRRLAATEPWWEPGTRSGYHALTYGFLVGEVVRRVSGLLPGAFLEREVTGPLGIDFRLGLPEKEAGRAAELVPPPPASPSEQAAIFAQLTPVTIAAAANPITGAAEANSPEWRAAEIPAANGHGTARAIAALYGVFAGRGSYGGQRVLSAETAERVREGQGSCRDLVLGARFDYETEIGLGLWLSGDHGWYGPNPRAYGHDGFGGSCGLADPDAGVSLGYVMNRMGPHIANDPRKMALIDALYSALRHR comes from the coding sequence ATGTCCGAGCTCGTGTCACACGTTCACGGCGACTGCGACGCACGCTTCTCGGCGGTGCGTACGGCGTTCGAGGAGAACTTCCGCGACCGCGCGGAACTCGGCGCGGCGGTGAGCGTCACGGTCGGCGGCGAGACGGTGGTCGACCTGTGGGGCGGCTGGGCCGACGCGGAGCGGACGCGTGCGTGGGAACGCGACACTCTCGTCAACGTGTGGTCGACGTCGAAGGGTCCGACAGCGCTGTGCGCGCACATCCTCGCCGACCGGGGCCTGCTCGACCTCGACGCCCCCGTGGCCGCGTACTGGCCGGAGTTCGCGGCGGCCGGCAAGGAGGGCGTGCTCGTACGGCATCTGCTCTCGCACCGCTCGGGCCTGTCCGGTCTGCGGGAGCCGCACTCGCTCGCCGACCTCTACGACTGGGAACTGACGACCCGCCGACTGGCGGCGACGGAGCCCTGGTGGGAGCCCGGGACGCGCTCCGGATACCACGCGCTGACGTACGGCTTCCTGGTCGGCGAGGTGGTCCGCCGGGTGTCGGGGCTGCTGCCGGGCGCCTTCCTGGAGCGGGAGGTGACCGGGCCGCTGGGCATCGACTTCCGCCTCGGGCTGCCGGAGAAGGAGGCCGGGCGAGCCGCCGAGCTGGTACCGCCACCGCCCGCATCACCCAGTGAACAGGCCGCGATCTTCGCCCAGTTGACACCCGTCACGATCGCCGCCGCGGCCAACCCGATCACGGGCGCCGCCGAGGCGAACAGCCCCGAGTGGCGGGCCGCCGAGATACCGGCGGCCAACGGCCACGGCACGGCCCGCGCGATCGCCGCCCTGTACGGCGTGTTCGCGGGCCGGGGCTCGTACGGCGGGCAGCGCGTCCTGTCCGCCGAGACGGCCGAGCGGGTGCGCGAAGGACAGGGCAGCTGCCGCGACCTGGTGCTCGGCGCGCGTTTCGACTACGAGACGGAGATCGGGCTCGGCCTGTGGCTGAGCGGCGATCACGGCTGGTACGGGCCCAACCCGAGGGCGTACGGCCATGACGGCTTCGGCGGTTCCTGCGGGCTGGCCGACCCGGATGCCGGCGTCTCGCTGGGGTACGTCATGAACCGCATGGGTCCGCATATCGCCAACGACCCGCGCAAGATGGCGCTGATCGACGCCTTGTACAGCGCACTCCGACACAGGTAA
- a CDS encoding alpha/beta fold hydrolase codes for MSTFTTSDGTEIFFKDWGTGQPVVFSHGWPLNADTWDGQSRLVAEHGFRAIAHDRRGHGRSAQPWQGNHMDQYADDLAELIESLDLDNVILVGHSTGGGEVTRYIGRHGTARVAKVVLLGAVPPLMLKTDANPEGTPLEAFDGIRAGVEADRSQFYWDLSEAFFGFNRPDATPSEGMRRAFWMWSMQVGLKAAYDCVKQFSESDFTEDLGRIDVPTLIAHGADDQIVPIAASAEKTAQLVKDSTLKVYPGAPHGLVGEYEKAFNADLLAFIKS; via the coding sequence ATGAGTACGTTCACCACCTCCGACGGCACCGAGATCTTCTTCAAGGACTGGGGCACGGGCCAGCCGGTGGTGTTCAGCCACGGCTGGCCGCTGAACGCGGACACCTGGGACGGCCAGTCCCGTCTCGTCGCCGAGCACGGCTTTCGCGCCATCGCGCACGACCGGCGCGGGCACGGCCGTTCCGCGCAGCCGTGGCAGGGCAACCACATGGACCAGTACGCGGACGACCTGGCCGAACTGATCGAGTCGCTCGACCTCGACAACGTCATCCTCGTCGGTCACTCGACCGGCGGCGGCGAGGTGACCCGCTACATCGGCCGGCACGGCACGGCGCGGGTCGCCAAGGTCGTACTGCTGGGCGCGGTGCCGCCGCTGATGCTGAAGACCGACGCCAACCCCGAGGGCACTCCCCTCGAGGCCTTCGACGGTATCCGGGCGGGTGTCGAGGCGGACCGCTCGCAGTTCTACTGGGACCTCAGCGAGGCCTTCTTCGGCTTCAACCGGCCGGACGCGACCCCGTCCGAGGGTATGCGCCGCGCGTTCTGGATGTGGAGCATGCAGGTCGGCCTCAAGGCGGCCTACGACTGTGTCAAGCAGTTCTCGGAGTCCGACTTCACCGAGGACCTGGGACGCATCGACGTACCGACCCTCATCGCGCACGGCGCCGACGACCAGATCGTGCCGATCGCCGCCTCGGCGGAGAAGACGGCTCAGCTGGTCAAGGACTCGACGCTGAAGGTCTACCCGGGCGCCCCGCACGGCCTGGTGGGCGAGTACGAGAAGGCGTTCAACGCCGACCTGCTGGCGTTCATCAAGAGCTGA
- a CDS encoding class I SAM-dependent methyltransferase, with product MFSPEGPTLRELAVQALSSVEHGYDLLAPKFDHTPFRTSDPILDAVASALGPLGPFDDGLDLCCGTGAGLEVLDRVCRESVTGIDISVGMLEVARRRVGEGRRAGGPRVALVRGDARALPFASAPSVASAFDLVVSFGAFGHFLPGELPGLFTQVHSVLRPGGRFAFPVAAPARPGTRAYWTLLGFDAVMKVRNAVWRPPFVMYYRAFRLADVRRELTRGGFDVETRALPEFGRRPDGSPRCRMVVATRTPAGSSVSS from the coding sequence ATGTTCAGCCCCGAAGGCCCCACTCTCCGCGAACTCGCCGTGCAGGCCCTGTCGTCCGTCGAGCACGGCTACGACCTGCTCGCACCGAAGTTCGACCACACCCCGTTCCGCACCTCCGACCCGATCCTCGACGCGGTGGCGTCGGCGCTCGGCCCCCTCGGGCCCTTCGACGACGGCCTCGACCTGTGCTGCGGAACGGGCGCCGGTCTGGAGGTGCTGGACCGGGTGTGCCGGGAGAGCGTCACCGGGATCGACATCAGCGTGGGCATGCTGGAGGTGGCCCGACGCCGGGTGGGGGAGGGAAGGCGCGCCGGGGGCCCACGCGTCGCCCTGGTACGCGGCGACGCCCGAGCCCTGCCCTTCGCCTCAGCCCCTTCCGTCGCCTCCGCCTTCGATCTGGTCGTCAGCTTCGGGGCGTTCGGGCACTTTCTGCCGGGCGAGTTGCCGGGGCTGTTCACCCAGGTCCACTCCGTACTGCGACCGGGCGGGCGCTTCGCGTTCCCCGTCGCGGCGCCGGCCCGTCCGGGAACACGCGCCTACTGGACGCTGCTCGGCTTCGACGCGGTGATGAAGGTGCGCAACGCCGTGTGGAGGCCGCCGTTCGTCATGTACTACCGGGCCTTCCGACTGGCCGACGTGCGACGGGAGTTGACGCGCGGCGGCTTCGACGTGGAGACCCGCGCCCTGCCCGAGTTCGGGCGGCGGCCCGACGGCAGTCCGCGCTGCCGGATGGTGGTGGCGACGCGGACACCCGCCGGGTCCTCGGTCAGCTCTTGA
- a CDS encoding class I SAM-dependent methyltransferase — translation MTTDEHARMMRANEANWDARTPVHVASRFYGLGESLDPSRWFASWEWEDLGELAGRDVLHLQCHLGTETLAFAERGARAVGLDFSEASVTAARGIAAKAGLDVTYVRANVYDAVEALEQRRFDVVYTGKGALCYLPDLDRWAEVIVQLLRPGGLLYIAEFHPLLNSLSPKPALDDTGELLLRHDYLGARGAVHRDATFTYTDGPPVSGATESFEWPHGMDEVVNALIGAGLTVRRLRESDELPWPRWPRMERTTSGWWRLPEPRIPLLYGLLASR, via the coding sequence ATGACCACCGACGAGCACGCGCGCATGATGCGGGCCAACGAGGCCAACTGGGACGCCCGTACCCCCGTCCATGTCGCCAGCCGTTTCTACGGCCTGGGCGAGAGCCTCGATCCGTCGCGCTGGTTCGCCTCCTGGGAGTGGGAGGACCTCGGTGAACTCGCCGGCCGCGATGTGCTCCACCTCCAGTGCCATCTCGGCACGGAGACCCTCGCTTTCGCCGAGCGCGGGGCGCGGGCCGTCGGCCTCGACTTCTCCGAGGCGTCCGTGACGGCCGCGCGTGGCATCGCGGCGAAGGCGGGCCTCGACGTGACGTACGTACGGGCGAACGTCTACGACGCCGTGGAGGCCCTGGAGCAGCGGCGGTTCGACGTCGTGTACACCGGGAAGGGCGCCCTGTGCTATCTGCCCGACCTGGACCGCTGGGCGGAGGTGATCGTCCAACTCCTGCGCCCCGGCGGCCTGTTGTACATCGCGGAGTTCCATCCGCTACTGAACTCGCTGAGCCCGAAGCCCGCTCTGGACGACACCGGTGAACTTCTGCTGCGGCACGACTACTTGGGCGCGCGGGGCGCCGTGCACCGCGATGCGACGTTCACCTACACCGACGGGCCGCCGGTGAGCGGGGCCACCGAGAGCTTCGAGTGGCCGCACGGAATGGACGAGGTCGTCAACGCGTTGATCGGGGCGGGACTGACCGTCCGGCGGCTGCGCGAGAGCGACGAACTGCCCTGGCCCCGCTGGCCCCGTATGGAACGTACGACGTCGGGCTGGTGGCGGTTGCCCGAGCCGCGCATCCCACTCCTGTACGGGCTCCTCGCGAGCCGTTGA
- the rho gene encoding transcription termination factor Rho has product MTTTLEHPPVEQLPPARITTGVLDIDGNGKGYLRAAHSCLPTPTDLQVSPALIRRHGLRKGDLVVGAQGTQRALTEVGLVNGRTPEEQRGRRHFRDLTPLHPRDRLRLEHPAAGLTGRVADLIAPVGKGQRGLIVAPPKTGKTVLLQQIAAAVAGNHPECRLMVVLLDERPEEVTDMRRSVRGEVYASTFDKTPKQHIALAELVIERAKRLVEAGEDVVILLDSLTRLCRAHNNAAASGGRTLSGGVDAAALLGPKRLFGAARLAEEGGSLTILATALVETGSRADDFFFEELKSTGNMELRLSRELASRRVYPAVDINPSGTRREELLLPPAELTTVQGLRRALQTRDGQTNLETLLDRLRDTPDNATFLRRIQPTLPSG; this is encoded by the coding sequence ATGACCACCACACTCGAACACCCCCCGGTGGAACAACTGCCCCCGGCCCGGATCACGACCGGTGTCCTCGACATCGACGGCAACGGGAAGGGGTACCTGCGGGCCGCCCACAGCTGCCTGCCCACACCCACCGACCTCCAGGTCTCCCCGGCGCTGATCCGCCGCCACGGCCTGCGCAAGGGCGACCTCGTCGTCGGCGCACAGGGCACCCAGCGCGCACTGACCGAGGTCGGGCTGGTCAACGGCCGTACGCCCGAGGAGCAGCGCGGCCGTCGCCACTTCCGCGACCTCACCCCGCTCCACCCCCGCGACCGGCTCCGCCTCGAACACCCGGCGGCCGGACTCACCGGGCGCGTCGCCGACCTGATCGCACCCGTCGGCAAGGGCCAGCGCGGGCTGATCGTGGCACCGCCCAAGACCGGCAAGACCGTGCTGCTCCAGCAGATCGCGGCGGCCGTCGCCGGCAACCACCCCGAGTGCCGCCTGATGGTGGTGCTGCTCGACGAGCGGCCCGAGGAGGTGACCGACATGCGGCGCTCCGTGCGCGGCGAGGTGTACGCCTCGACCTTCGACAAGACACCCAAGCAGCACATCGCGCTCGCCGAACTCGTCATCGAGCGGGCCAAGCGGCTCGTCGAGGCGGGCGAGGACGTCGTCATCCTCCTGGACTCCCTCACCCGGCTGTGCAGGGCCCACAACAACGCGGCGGCCTCCGGCGGCCGCACCCTCAGCGGTGGGGTCGACGCCGCCGCGCTGCTCGGGCCGAAGCGGCTGTTCGGCGCCGCGCGCCTGGCCGAGGAGGGCGGTTCGCTCACGATCCTCGCCACGGCCCTGGTGGAGACCGGCTCACGCGCCGACGACTTCTTCTTCGAGGAGCTGAAGAGCACCGGCAACATGGAGCTCCGGCTGAGCCGCGAGCTGGCGTCCCGGCGCGTCTACCCGGCCGTCGACATCAACCCGTCCGGCACCCGCCGCGAGGAACTCCTGCTGCCCCCGGCCGAGTTGACGACCGTACAGGGACTGCGGCGGGCCCTGCAGACGCGGGACGGCCAGACAAACCTGGAGACCCTCCTCGATCGGCTCCGCGACACGCCCGACAACGCGACCTTCCTGCGGCGGATCCAGCCGACGCTGCCCTCCGGCTGA